The sequence ATGTGAGAACACTAGGGGATTTTGCAGAAATCCTCAGCCGCTCCTGCAAGAATTCAGGTGGTTTGCGGGTTTTCCCATGTACGAAGTCGATGAGGTACGCCAAACCTTGATTTGCATCATCCTGCATACCACTTAGTGTAGCCAATCTTTCATCCAATGATCCCACTGTGTAATGCAAGATTCCCAAGTCATCATGGAAATTAGTAATTGTACTTCGAACCCCAGCAACTTCATCCTTAATTGACCGTGCCAATTCATTCTGCTTGAGCATTTTGTCATCCAAATGTTGGATCCTCTGTGTCAAATGCTTCTTAGCATCAGCAATGACATCTGAGGCATGCTGCAGCTTTTTTGTCAAATCTGAAACAGCTTTTTCCATTCTACGTTTAGTGACATACATAAGATCTGAGAATGAGATTCCCTTCCACCACATGTAACCATAACCCACAACACCCAATGCAGCTGCTGGAACCACAAGTGAAGATAAGTTACTTTCTCCAGAACCCCCATTCAGTACTGTAATTGGCCTGCTTGATGTTAACTGCCGAACTTCATTTGCCAATCGACGCACCTGCGCAGCAATGGCATCAGCATATTCACCTTCACCTTCACTGTGATCGCCAGATTTTTCCCATCCCTTCACCAACAACtgttaaaatgaaataaaagaccAACACATACCATTGTTTAGCTGCAtttagctctctctctctctctctctctctcaggtCTGCAGTCCTTTGATAGCAACAGTGACAGATAAGCAATGGAGAAAGGAGCGACTAAGAAGAAATCATCACCTCTCTCTCTGCAACAGTTCATCACTATCACCACCCCTCTTCTTGACTTGGAAAAGGTACCTACTACGTAGCTACATAACACACATTATTCAAAAGCTTTCGCTTTTCTCGTTTAATCCATTGCCCATCTTTGCATACTCGTTTTTGTGTGTAAAAATGGAATTATAACTGAATAGACTAATATGACTCAAACCCTGCAACTAAAGTTTCCAACTTTCGGAGGCCTCTCCGTATCAATTTACGATTTCAAGACCAATTTTTACTGTCCCATGTAATAGCAAGTGTTCATGGGGTGATTAGAAAAGTGGAAAAGATTATAATTTTGCATAGAATGGTTTATGTTGGGTGGTGACTTCAGAATGGATGAATGATGGGGATTCCTTTTCAAATTTTCTCctctgttttgtttttttttgggcGCTTAGGAAGCTGAGATATCAAGCTCAATCGCCACAGGCGCATCAAGGAATTTGGATACTGCTCAAAAGAGAGGTTCCACAATCCTTAACTTGAAGTGTGTGGATGTCCAGGTT is a genomic window of Arachis ipaensis cultivar K30076 chromosome B06, Araip1.1, whole genome shotgun sequence containing:
- the LOC107646279 gene encoding uncharacterized protein LOC107646279, yielding QLLVKGWEKSGDHSEGEGEYADAIAAQVRRLANEVRQLTSSRPITVLNGGSGESNLSSLVVPAAALGVVGYGYMWWKGISFSDLMYVTKRRMEKAVSDLTKKLQHASDVIADAKKHLTQRIQHLDDKMLKQNELARSIKDEVAGVRSTITNFHDDLGILHYTVGSLDERLATLSGMQDDANQGLAYLIDFVHGKTRKPPEFLQERLRISAKSPSVLTYQGAPSLMGLKDIAETMRSDLDRSASDGMDKLEHLRRPLLRAASTR